A region of the Bacillus sp. (in: firmicutes) genome:
TAAAAAGATCGTTCAATTATCACAACAACAAGCGAATGAGAATATTGAACGATCAGAACATGTCATTTTTGAACTAGGAATGAAGACGGCTGAGCGCATTGTGGGACATGCTTTAAACGAAGACCCATCCATCTTCAGTTCGATTGTCAAACAAGTATTAAAAGAAGCACGAGAATATCGTGATATTCAAATTCATATCCATCCATCAAAGTACAGTTATTTGCTGTCGGAAAAAGAAGAATTACAAACGCTATTTCCAAATGAAGTGCAATTATACGTTTATCCAAATGATGAGTTACCATTAGATGGTTGTTTCATAGAATCACCGCAAGGACGAATTGATGCCAGTGTCGACACCCAATTAAATGAAATCCGCCGACAATTACAGGCAATTCTTGAAGGAGATTCAAATGAATGAAGGCTGAACAATTACTATTTTATATTCCTAAACTTGTCCCCATTAAACGGTACGGTCGGGTAAAACGAGTGGTTGGTTTATTAATTGAATCGCAAGGACCTGAAAGTTCCATTGGGGACGTGTGCTTGATTCATGCAGGGCAACGGAGGATTTTAGCAGAAGTCGTTGGATTTAAAGATGAAAATGTCATGCTTATGCCATATACGAACGTAAAAGAAATAGCTCCAGGCAGTTTAGTTGAAGCCACATTAAAGCCACTTGAAGTAAAAGTTGGGGAATCTTTAATTGGACAAGTAGTCGATGCCTTTGGCCATCCGTTAAATGGCGGAATACTTCCAAAACGGCTTACCAGCGTACCAACGGAACAAGATCCACCTAATCCATTAACTCGACCTCCGATTGTGGAGCCAATGGAAGTTGGAGTAAAAGTCATTGATAGTTTACTAACGATTGGAAAAGGACAACGTGTTGGTATTTTTGCTGGAAGTGGAGTTGGTAAAAGTACGCTATTAGGGATGATCGCTCGCAATACAAAGGCTGATTTGAACGTTATCGCCTTAATTGGTGAGCGCGGCAGGGAAGTACGTGAATTTATTGAACGGGATTTAGGTCCAGAAGGATTGAAACGTTCGATTGTCGTGGCCGCCACATCGGATCAACCAGCCTTAATGAGAATCAAAGGGGCCTTAACAGCTACTGCCATCGCCGAATATTTTAGAGACCGTGGAATGAATGTGATGTTAATGATGGACTCTGTCACTCGTGTAGCCATGGCTCAACGTGAAGTTGGATTAGCGATTGGGGAGCCTCCGACGACCAAAGGATACACTCCATCTGTTTTTGCCCTTTTACCGAAGTTATTAGAACGAACAGGAACGAATGAAAAAGGGACTATTACAGCTTTTTATACGGTATTAGTGGATGGAGATGACATGAATGAGCCAATTGCCGATACTGTTCGAGGCATACTAGATGGTCATATTGTTTTAGATCGAAAGTTAGCAAATCAAGGGCAATACCCTGCCGTCCATGTGTTAAAAAGCGTAAGCCGATTAATGAATCATTTAGTTA
Encoded here:
- the fliH gene encoding flagellar assembly protein FliH, with product MSKIIKSRWTNAQASSKVIGIRNLHFGVKKNDVQKNELNAEQEKQRLLEEARTKAEQIIQQAQLELEQAKKQIELEKEQLEQERQRLLNQAKEEGYKAGFQQGQQQGYDEQREYIQEAKKIVQLSQQQANENIERSEHVIFELGMKTAERIVGHALNEDPSIFSSIVKQVLKEAREYRDIQIHIHPSKYSYLLSEKEELQTLFPNEVQLYVYPNDELPLDGCFIESPQGRIDASVDTQLNEIRRQLQAILEGDSNE
- the fliI gene encoding flagellar protein export ATPase FliI, with the translated sequence MKAEQLLFYIPKLVPIKRYGRVKRVVGLLIESQGPESSIGDVCLIHAGQRRILAEVVGFKDENVMLMPYTNVKEIAPGSLVEATLKPLEVKVGESLIGQVVDAFGHPLNGGILPKRLTSVPTEQDPPNPLTRPPIVEPMEVGVKVIDSLLTIGKGQRVGIFAGSGVGKSTLLGMIARNTKADLNVIALIGERGREVREFIERDLGPEGLKRSIVVAATSDQPALMRIKGALTATAIAEYFRDRGMNVMLMMDSVTRVAMAQREVGLAIGEPPTTKGYTPSVFALLPKLLERTGTNEKGTITAFYTVLVDGDDMNEPIADTVRGILDGHIVLDRKLANQGQYPAVHVLKSVSRLMNHLVTDEHLEAASIIRNRLHTYIQSEDLIHIGAYKKGTSRDIDEAIQFYPSIIQFLKQSMYEQVSMKESVDQLINLSRKGG